From the genome of Palaemon carinicauda isolate YSFRI2023 chromosome 36, ASM3689809v2, whole genome shotgun sequence:
TAgtaaaagcttaccttaacagatGAGCTTACCCTAaaaaaagcttaccttaacagaagACCTTACTCTAACcaaagcttaccttaacagaagAGCTTATTTTAACAAAAGCTCACCTTAAAATACGCTTaccctaacaaaagcttacctcAACAAAAGAGCTTACTCTAACAAAAGCTTACCTCAACAAAAGAGCTTACTCTAACAAAAGCTTACCTCAACAAAAGAGCTTACTCTAACAAAAGTTTACCTAACCAAAATAGCTTACTCTAAAAAAAGCTTTCCGTACCAAAATAGCTTACTCTAgtaaaagcttaccttaacagatGAGCTTACCCTAaaaaaagcttaccttaacagaagACCTTActctaacaaaagcttaccttaacagaagAGCTTATTTTAACAAAAGCTCACCTTAATTAATATACGCTTaccctaacaaaagcttacctcAACAAAAGAGCTTACTCTAACAAAAGTTTACCTTTATATTTAACATAAGCTTACCTAAAACAAATGCTTACCCTAACAGAGGAGCTTACCCTAACACAAACTTACCTTAACAAAACAGCCTTCCAAAATTAAAGCTTACCCTAACAAAACAGCCTTCCATAAtcaaagcttaccttaacaaaaccGCCTTCCATAAATAAAGCTTACCCTAACAAAACAGCCTTCCATAATCAAAGCTTACCTTAAAAAAACCACCTTCCATAATTAAAGCTTACCCTAACAAAAGAGCTTACCTTAGCAAAACCGCTTACCacaacaaaagcttaccttaacaaaacagcttaCACTAACTGAAGAGCTTACCCTAATAAAAGCTTACATTAAAAAAACAGCTTACACTAACAGAAGAGCTTACCCTAATAAAAGCTTACATTAAAAAAACAGCTTACACTAACAGAAGAGCTTACCCTAGCAAAAGCTTCCCTTAACAAAACAGCTTACCCCACCAAAAGCTTACCTTGACTAAATAACTTTCCCTAATTAAAGCTTACCTTAACGAAACAGCTTACCCTAACAAAAGACCTTCCCTTAAAAAAACAACTTACCCTACCAAagtctagtttcatgcaaattagaaaaaaaaacttgccatgatatggcaaaaagaagttttaaaatttgtcgtgaccttggccttgatctTAGACCCGATCACTGCGAAAATCTAATCAAATAGTCCTTGAATCATGGTCAatcatcacaccaaatttcattagattcgttcaaatattaaaaacatacagacagacatacaaacatacacctaTCAACCATAGTTatgaaagcaggatgatatacgcccaggggctccaacaaggaaaaatacccatgcagtcaggaaaggaaataagaaaataaacaaattacaggagaagtaatgaaaaattaaactaaaatattctaagaatagtaacaacgtgaaaataaatctaatatatatatatatatatatatatatatatatatatatatatatatatatatatatatatatatatatatatatgtgtgtgtgtgtgtgtatatatatacatatatatatatatatatatatatatatatatatatatatatatatatatatatatatatatatataaactataaaaacttcaaaataacaagagggagacAAAAAAcatggaatagtgtgtccgagtgtactctaaagcaagagaactctaacaaaagaaagtgaaagaaacCCAATATTACAGAGGcgatggcgctacccaagactagagaacaatggtttgatttgaagtgtcttcctataagagctgcttaccataactaaagagtctcttctgcccttaacctaaatggaaaatagccactaaacaattagtgcagtaattaaccccttcagaaaagatgaattgtttggcaatctcagtgttgtcaggtgtatgaggacagaggagaatatgcaaagaataggccaggctattcggtgcaatgcaggcaaagggaaaatgaaccataaccaaagagagggatccaatgtagtactatctggccagtcacaggaccccataactctctagcagcagtatctcaacgggtggctcgtacTCTGGCCAATATACTAGTTAATCTAGCATTtggaaaatgtgtgtatgtgtgtgtgaaagtcATCAAGGCCTGTATAACTCATTTATGATTATGGGTATTTTAAAGCATCAAAACATAAATGAAACTTTTTTGCCATCAATGAATAGAAGAAGACTgatgtcgaatatatatatatatatatatatatatatatatatatatatatatatatatatatatatatatatacatatatatatacatatatatatacatatatatatacatatatatatatatatatatatatatatatatatatatatatatacacatatatatatacatatatatatactgtatatatatatatatatatatatatatatatatatatactgtatatatatatatatatatatatatatatatatatatatatataaatatatatgtatatatatatatatatatatatatatatatatatatatatatatattgtatgtgtgtaagcTAATTACAAatcaaagctatggaaagaataataatgggaataacactgggAGAccgagaaagagcaacatggataccagagcaaactaatgtagaggataacaacttgtaaggaaaagaaatgggcacgaccaggacatatgatgagaatgacagagaatagatggacactaagaataacaaaaAGGGTCCCTAGagtttgtaaaagaagcaggggaaggaagagaaaatgatggattaacgaactaaggaagtttgcgggtacagactggcatagaaagtcgATAAACGAacacaagtgaaaggacatgtccgagtcctttaatctgcagtagactagtaacggataATGccaaaggtgtgtatatatatatatatatatatatatatatatatatatatatatatatatatatatatatatattcaaataagccatatatttatgatacattaatgtctggattctcttaacggcctccggatcactgtctctacaagtttgccggaccagggttcgattcccgcccggtcacaagctcttgtctttgtgtgatttcgcctggggctctgatccctaggtcgttaagagaatccagacattaatgtatcaaaaatatatggcttatttaaatatatatatatatatatatatatatatatatatatatatatatatatatatatatatatatatatatattgttatgaaccgtcttaatggttcatcaggttcttttaaaatactaaaagaattgggactatCATGAACCGATGGGCTGCAACAATCAAAGGGGTGGGTAACATAGAAAATTCTTAAatatcttaacctagtttattatacaaaaatcatatacaataattacaagtgagcacaggaaatgggaagcacagtgacttaaatgatagttaccacaaaatcagttaacatttaaaattataaatacagtttactgaaattcaaagtaaataataaacacaattaacaatagtcatcaaaaaaaaaaaacagtaatcggcagcaatgaaaaattaataagagaatcttctcattattgataaaataataaagacaagtccatacacttgctcctcactaaataaccagagctaatacttgctcaacacAATAAAAAGCCATAATTACTGAAGAGCcctacactgctcttccaacatatcaaaaTATCCCCAAacacaatccctgatcctcgaggacgaccatcgaacactacgggaacgaccacgacagtgtcgatgcgACAGCCACTTCACTGCCACTGAAAAATATctcttcaaaaccatctcgacctcgggaaTTGGGTTGACGACAAGGCACCTACACCTGCTGTATcaggaccatcaccatcaactaggtgatacttcaaaaacggttgctgctgctcgttctcgactgcatcacgagaacctgtccatctggcttcccaaacctgactaaagcttgtcactcacaacgtgtcaaaagtaatcaagacacccgccttgacaaagaaaaataGGGCAGTtcaaaaaatttaaactaggttgttttaagagtcaaacaacctaacaatatatatacatatacttatatatttacatacatagacatatatatatatatacatatatatacacatatacatatgtatatatgtatatatatatatatatatatatatatatatatatatatatatatatatatatatatatatatatatatatatatatatagagagagagagagagagagagagagagagagagagagagagatgcaaatatatatacatatatatatatgcatatatatacatatatatatatatacatatatatatatatgtatatatacatatacatatagatatatatatatataaatatatatatatatatatatatatatatatatatatatatatatatatattcatatatatatatatatatatatatatatatatatatatatatatatatatatatatatatatatatatatatatatattcaacgtaaatttgtataataaatcaagattaggttgattaaacctcgtcgtatttttactccttcattaAACGAGAACaaaattagttttttaatgataaggAGATATTTCAACAAATGATATTAAaagagtaataatatatatatatatatatatatatatatatatatatatatatatatatatatatatatatttatatatatataaattataataataataataataataataataataataataataataataataatattaatagaaataataataataataataaaagttataataataataataataaaaataataataataacaataacaacaacaataataataataatgataaaaataataatgataataataataataataataataataataataataataaaaataatatatatatatatatatatatatatatatatatatatatatatatatatatatatatatatatcgaggcagGTAAAACTAAGATCTTGGGAAATAGTGAAAACTGGAAGGAACAAAGGAGAAGATGAAAAGACTCGGGGAACTGGACGACGGAGGAGAAGAGATTTTGAAGAGAACGGATGCTTGAAGAAAGATCTTGGCAACTAGTGAAAACTGGACGGAACGAAGGAGAAGATGAAAAGACTCGGACGACGGAAGAGAAGAGGTTTTGAAAAGAACGGATGCTTGAAGAAAGATCTTGGCAACTAGTGAAAACTGGACGGAACGAAGGAGAAGATGAAAAGACTCGGACGACGGAAGAGAAGATGTTTTGAGGAGAACGAATGCTTGAAGATTGGAAGAACGCAACAAGAATTCAGTTCAACTATTCAGTGTAGTAAACTCTCTTCGCGTTCTTCCGGTCTTCAGGCATTCGTTCTCCTTAAAAACCTTTTCTCTTCCGTCGTCCGAGTCTTTTCATCTTCGTTCCTTTCAGTTTTCACTAGTTGCCAAGATCTTTCTTGAAGCATCCGTTCTCTTCAAAACCTCTTCTCTTCCGTCGTCCAGTTCCCCGAGTCTTTTCATCTTCTCCTTTGTTCCTTCCAGTTTTCACTATTTCCCAAGATCTTAGTTTTTCCTGCATCGTCAAAATCTTCTTACAAATAATCAACATTTCAAGATAATCGCCCAATCAATAAAATCAATGTAAAACTacaccttttttctttctttttttcatcccgAATGGCTCTAATCGAAGATGATAAAAACGAAACCGATTTTGGAAAAGACCGACGAAGTAGTGCTGAAGACTTTTCCGGATATGATGTAGATTCGATTCCATCCTTGGCTCCGAAAGTTTCTATCAATTTCtaaaagtttgcaaaaatagatattaaaaaaaagacaCATAATCATCATTTTGGAAGAGAACTTAGAGATGAAACAAGGATGGAGTTGCGATGAAGACTTTTTCCATCCTTGGCTCCGAGAGGTTCTATCATTTTCTAAAAATATAGCTAGTTCAAGCAGATGGGTAGGTATCACTGATGATGGATTACACCATGAACGTTTATGTTAATTGTTTTAATAACACAACATTGGATCTTACCTCAAATTTAACTGCTGTGGCAGTTCCCACAGGTATGTTGTTATATGTAATATTTTTAGGCACAGCAGGTGTCTTGAGCACGATTGGAGACGTGGTATTTCGACGTTTTAGAACTGTAAAAAATTTTGTAGAAGACAAATGCCTTTCAAAAAAGTCGGATATACCTCCTAAAACAAAAGAAATCGAGTGGCCTAAGGAAATGGCCACTATACTTACAGAATTCCAAATATCAATAAAACAAATCAAAGAAATGTTCAACATTCGTAATGATGAGGAACACTATGCGGTCCACGAAACAAGGACACTTAGTTCCAGTGAAACGAAAGAGGCGTTTAGGTTGGAAATTGATCTAATAGACGGTGTTATCGAAAGGACCATGGAGAAACTAGCAGTTCTCGGGTTGCAAAATAACGTCAATCATGAAAATCGTCCTTTATGTGAGACGGCGAATGAGCATTTGCAATTAATAAATAAGAATTTGGATCGTAAATTCAAAGATTTGGAAAAAGCTCGATTGGTTCGGgaacaagagagaaagagatatggaGCATGAATTACAGAAAttggaaagagaaaaatatattggaaaaaataaaattgaggAATTGATGAGGAAAAAAACCGAATGTGAACGTAAACTAAAAGAGTTTGAACATGATATATTTATCTTTGGTAAAGAAAATGTGATCATACAAAACGTCTGGAAGCGTGACCTAAATATCaagcaaaacaaaattaacataaagaacaacaaaatAGCAGACTTGGAGAGGATGAAAcatgacataaaaaataaaattgacaaGAGGAGGTTGGAAATCGACAATACAAAGGAGGACAAAATTGTCATGGGAAAAGAAATTGACAACAGAAGGTTAATAATCCAGGACATGGAGAAGAAAAAAATTGGCATAGAAAACGAAATTAACACAAATAATACGGAAATTGAAAAAATGGAGGGAAAGAAAAAAGATATGAAACAGGAAATTGATACGAAGAGGTTCAAAATCGAGGATATGGAAAAGGACAAAATTAatatggaagatgaaatcgatatgaaaaataagaaaattgagagcTTAAACAGGAAGATAAttgtaatgaaagatgaaattgaCATGAAAATGGAGAGGAAGAAAATGGAGAGGATGAAAAtggacatgaaaaataaaattgaaatgaataGGGCGAGAATAGAGGACATGGATAGGAAGACAAGTGTCATGGAAGAAgaaattaacatgaaaaataagaaaattgaagacatgaagagggaaaaaaataatatggaaaaaaaaatcaagcgcTTAGAAGAGGGACATTTTGACAGCATGAATAAAATTGAAAACGAAATAAATCAAAAAGTCATGGAAATCTGCAAATTAAATGGTGAAATCAGTCGAAGTAAATTAGATATCAAAGTATTAGAACAGGAAATCGACGATATTTTGAAAAAGGCAAACATTTTAGAAGGCGAAGCTCAAATTCTGTTCAATCGTTTAGATGGATTACCCCAAAAAATCCGACCAGATATCAAGAACATTGTACTAAGGATGTTAGCTATAATAGGAGTTGTTAAATTAGCCCCAATCCCAGTAAAGATGATGCAAGGTGACAGTGAAAAGAGGCATTCAGGTGTCAACGGAACAATAATGTTTAGTGAAaacagggaagaaaaagaagagtgcTGGTTGAGTCCAATGGAATCTCCGGCAAAGAACACAGAGGTAATAGCAGTACTCGGGGATTCGATGAGCCTTAACAATCATAGTCATGCTTTGTGTGAAATGGTGATTGAAAATATGCGCTTGGATTCTATAAATAAGAAGACGGATAGTAAAATCAGAGAACTGGAGGCGGATCAATTGACCTGGGAACAAGAGAGAAGAAACATAGCAAAAAAAATCCAGGAATTGAAGAATGATCAATATATTTGGCAAGATAAAATCATGAATATGGAGAAGGAAAATATAATCAGGGAACTTGAGGTACAAGACTTGGAGAGGAAAAATGTTATCCTGATGCAAGACCATAGGATCAAGGAAGATAATTGGTTATATGAAAAAATCTTGATGCAAAATGAAATTGACCAGAAGCACACAATaatacaggacatagagagagaaCTATTTAGCATGCAGAATAAAATTGACCAGATGCATACAACAAAAGAGGATATGGAGCATGAAAAAATCTCCATGCATAATGAAATTGACCAGATGAACctaaaaatacatgaaatgaagaaagaacaatatAAAATGGAGAATGAAATTAACAGGCAGAACACAAAAATAACGGAATTGGAGAAGGAACTATGTAAAATGGAAAATGAACTTGACCAAAAGAACAGAAAAATACACAGCATGGAAAAGGACAAACAATTCAgggaaaaagaaattatcaaaaataatagaGAAATACTGGGCAAAGAAAGAGAAGTATTTATCATGCAAGCTGAAATTAACAAGACGAATAAAGAAATACAGGAAATGAACAAAGAACCATTTACCATGGACATAGGGGACATGAGGGAACTACAATTTCAAATGAAGAATGAAATTAACCAGCAGGATGCAAAAATACTAGACATGGACAGAATGCTATTTGACATGCAAAGattaattcaaaagaagaatggagaaatagaggaaatggagagagagaaaaaatttgacTTGGAATATGAAATGGAGTTAATTGGGAAGGATAGATTGCTGTACATGAACAAAGCCCAAGATGAAATAAGAAAACAGGATAGGGTTATCTGTTATCTAAAATGTGATCTgcttaaatatgaaaaacaaattgaacacttagaaatggaaaagaaaagaaatttggcCTTGTTACAACAATTAGATGGCCAAGTTCAAGTTCTGTTGAAACGTGTTCCAGATTTTCCGAAAGACCAACAACCCCAATTCGGAAGATTTTAGGACATATGGCAAACGTAATAGGGGTTAAACAAGGAATTAAATTTGCTCAAGAAATTGTTATAGAGGAGAAGCCTGAAAATAAATGGCAGTTTAAAGCAAAAAATTGCCTTGCCCATTTTATAAAGAAGTTTAGGTTTTTTAGGCAGATTCAAAATTCGACATAAAAAGATGGGGTCTATTATAGTTTAATGGATGAACAGGAGCAGTGGAACAcaggaggaaaagaggaaaaagaatcTACCGAAAGAGGAGGAGCCGTAGAGGATGGAGGTTACGAACAAAGGAAAAGGCAGAGCAAAAGGTAGACAGGATATGCCAAGAGGATTccagcattccagatctcaagggaataatttaaaagatggactcagcaaagggaacaggtcaaactggttctggtctgcaatgttccttgataaagattcacctgtactgtttctttatcaggggataaatgcagaacaaacaagtctgacttattctagtatgctgtgtcccttggagaagaatccaaaggactgaaatagtgaaacaggaaaattagaacagaaaatggcttgtaattagCAGCCAACTGAATTACCAcacattgagagatagacaggatatgctaagtggattctagcattccagatctcaagggaataatttaaaagatggactcagcagagggaacaggtcaaactggttctggtctgcaatgttccttgataaagattcacctgtactgtttctttatcaggggataaatgcagaacaaacaagtctgacttattctagtatgctgtgtcctttggagaagaatccaaaggactgaaatagtgaaacaggaaaattagaacagaaaatggcttgtaattagcagccacctgaattaccagacattgagagatagacaggatatgctaagtggattctagcattccagatctcaagggaataatttaaaagatggactcagcagagggaacaggtcaaactggttctggtctgcaatgttccttgataaagattcacctgtactgtttctttatcaggggataaatgcagaacaaacaagtctgacttattctagtatgctgtgtccctttgagaagaatccaaaggactgaaatagtgaaacaggaaaattagaacagaaaatggcttgtaattggcagccacctgaattaccagacattgagagatagacaggatatgcctaagtggattctagcattccagatctcaaggaataatttaaaagatggactcagcagaggagaacaggtcaaactggttctggtctgcaatgttccttgataaagattcacctgtactgtttctttatcaggggataaatgcagaacaaacaagtctgacttattctagtatgctgtgtccctttggagaagaatccaaaggactgaaatagtgaaacaggaaaattagaacagaaaatggcttgtaattggcagccacctgaattaccacACATTGAGAGATAGTCAGGATatgctaagtggattctagcattccagatctcaagggaataatttaaaagatggactcagcagagggaacaggtcaaactggttctggtctgcaatgttccttgataaagattcacttgtactgtttctttatcaggtggacatttgcagaacaaacaagtctgacaaATTCTAGCATGcatgtcccttggagaagaattaaTGGTACTGGAATAGCGGTACAGGAAGATTGGAACAAAAAATGGCTTGAGATTGTCtgccacctgaattaccagacattgagagatagacaggatatgctaagtggattctagcattccagatctcaagaataatttaaaagatggactcagcagaggaacaggtcaaactggttctggtctgcaatgttccttgataaagattcacctgtactgtttctttatcaggggataaatgcagaacaaacaagt
Proteins encoded in this window:
- the LOC137628529 gene encoding repetitive organellar protein-like, which gives rise to MRKKTECERKLKEFEHDIFIFGKENVIIQNVWKRDLNIKQNKINIKNNKIADLERMKHDIKNKIDKRRLEIDNTKEDKIVMGKEIDNRRLIIQDMEKKKIGIENEINTNNTEIEKMEGKKKDMKQEIDTKRFKIEDMEKDKINMEDEIDMKNKKIESLNRKIIVMKDEIDMKMERKKMERMKMDMKNKIEMNRARIEDMDRKTSVMEEEINMKNKKIEDMKREKNNMEKKIKRLEEGHFDSMNKIENEINQKVMEICKLNGEISRSKLDIKVLEQEIDDILKKANILEGEAQILFNRLDGLPQKIRPDIKNIVLRMLAIIGVVKLAPIPVKMMQGDSEKRHSGVNGTIMFSENREEKEECWLSPMESPAKNTEVIAVLGDSMSLNNHSHALCEMVIENMRLDSINKKTDSKIRELEADQLTWEQERRNIAKKIQELKNDQYIWQDKIMNMEKENIIRELEVQDLERKNVILMQDHRIKEDNWLYEKILMQNEIDQKHTIIQDIERELFSMQNKIDQMHTTKEDMEHEKISMHNEIDQMNLKIHEMKKEQYKMENEINRQNTKITELEKELCKMENELDQKNRKIHSMEKDKQFREKEIIKNNREILGKEREVFIMQAEINKTNKEIQEMNKEPFTMDIGDMRELQFQMKNEINQQDAKILDMDRMLFDMQRLIQKKNGEIEEMEREKKFDLEYEMELIGKDRLLYMNKAQDEIRKQDRVICYLKCDLLKYEKQIEHLEMEKKRNLALLQQLDGQVQVLLKRVPDFPKDQQPQFGRF